From the genome of Carnobacterium viridans:
GCAATTGGTGGTGGAATGGTCGTTGCGGTTGGTTATGCATTAGTTATCAACATGATGGCTACAAAAGAAGTATGGCCGTTCTTTATTATCGGTTTTGTAGTAGCAGCAATTTCTCAATTAACTCTTATTGCTCTAGGAGCATTAGGCGTAGCTTTAGCTCTTATTTACTTGAACCTATCTAAAATGGGTGGTTCTTCAAATGGTGGCGGAAGCAACTCTGGTGACCCGCTTGGCGATATCTTAAACGATTATTAATCCTGAAGGAGGAGAAGAGACATGGCAGAAAAAATTACTTTATCTAAAAAAGATCGCTTAGCCGTAGCATGGCGCTCTACGTTTATCCAAGGTTCTTGGAACTACGAACGTATGCAAAATGGTGGTTGGGCTTACTCAATGATTCCAGCAATCAAAAAATTATACACTACTAAAGAGGACCGTGCAGCAGCATTAAAACGTCATTTAGAATTCTTTAATACTCACCCATACATTGCTTCACCAATTCTTGGAGTTACTTTAGCTCTTGAAGAAGAGCGTGCAAATGGAGCTCCAGTTGATGATGTAGCTATTCAAGGGGTTAAAGTTGGTATGATGGGTCCTTTGGCCGGTGTTGGTGACCCTGTGTTCTGGTTTACTGTACGTCCTATGTTAGGTGCTCTAGGAGCATCATTGGCAATGGGTGGAAGTATTCTTGGACCGATCATCTTCTTTGTAGCTTGGAACCTTATTCGTTGGGGATTCATGTGGTATACACAAGAATTTGGTTATAAAGCCGGTTCTAAAATCACTGAAGATCTTTCAGGTGGATTATTACAAGACATTACTAAAGGAGCATCAATTCTAGGTATGTTCGTATTAGCTGCTTTAGTACAGCGGTGGGTATCGATCAGTTTCCAACCAGTTGTTTCAAGAGTTCAATTAGATGATGGAGCATTCATCAAATGGGATGAACTTCCAGCAGGCGGAGAAGGAATTCGCCAAGCTTTTGAACAAGTAAACTCAGGATTGGCACTTTCACCTACAAAAGTAACAACTCTACAAAACAACTTGGATCAGTTGATTCCAGGATTAGCTGCATTGGCTTTAACCTTGTTCTGTATGTTCTTGCTTAAGAAAAAAGTTAGTCCAATCGTTATTATTCTTGGTTTATTCGTAGTTGGAATCGGTGGACATGTAATCGGACTTTTATAATCTAAAAGATAAGGAAGTCGTTTGAAGTCTGTGCATTACGATAAATTCGCACAAAAAAAGTGGCTGGGATCTTCTCAGTCACTTTTTTTATTGCTATAAGCAGTTGGTGCAACGTATAATAAATGAAACAGGATAAATGAAATGGAGCGGATAAAATGGTTGAATCAATTAACACAAAGGTAGACTTAGTAATAGACGCCACCGCTTTTACGGGCCTAACGGATTATGGGAAAATAATGATCGGCGATAACGGATTTGAATTTTTCAATTCCCGTGATGCGCGTAAATTTGTTCAAATTCCGTGGGAAGAAGTAGAGAACGTTATCGCTTCAGTAATGTTCAAAGGGAAATGGATCCCTCGTTACGCGATTGAAACAAAAAGATCAGGAACCTTCACTTTTTCATCTAAGAATCCTAAAGAAGTTCTACGGGCTATACAAGTATATGTAGATCCAAGTCATATGGTCCAGTCCTTAAGCTTTTTTGATGTTCTTAAACGCGCATTTAAATCGATTTGGAAAAAGAAAAAATGAACGTTTAGTTTATTTTAATGAAATAGTTAAAAAACAGCATGATCATTTCATGCTGTTTTTTTGTTGAGTTTTAAGTGTGAGTCTTAGTATAAGAATGAATAACAGCAGCGGTTATTCCAGTAGCTAATAAATAATTTTTTAACTGTCTTATTGTACCATGGTAAAGAAAGATGGATGCCGTCTTCGGATGCTAGTTTATTTATTAGTATTTTTGTCATGACTTTGCTTACTTGAATCGTTCCTTTGAGGGCTTACCAAACGCTCGTACTTATTATTCCCTTTTTCTTCTCTAAATATTGTAGGTGAAACGGAATAAAATTTTTTAAAAGCTTTTGAGAAAGTTAAAGAATCACGGTAACCAACTGAAATAGCAATCGTAGTAATGGTATTAGGAGATTTAATCAGTAAATCTCCGGCTCTTTTCATCCGAAAGTTCATTAAAAATTCTTGAGGAGACATATTTGCCATTGTTGTAAAGATATGATGCTATCTCAAAAATAAAAGTTCAGTTGTTGTATGGTGTCTTTGAAGAAAAAGACATCATCACGCGTGCAGTAACGATTACTAATATGGGTTCTGGAAAAGTAAATGTTTTGAAAGCCGACTCAGCAAGTTTAGACTATGCAGATAAAGATTTTGATATCATCCATTTTCATGGTCGTCACAATATGGAACGTCAATATGAACGGCTTCCGCTTAAAAACGGTACCTTTTCAATTGGATCGCATCGTGGTACTTCGAGTCATCAGCACAATCCGTTTATCATCTTAAGTGATTCGGAGACGACTGAAAGCCATGGGAATTGTTATGGAATGATGTTGATGTACAGCGGAAACTTTTTAGCAACCACTGAAAAGTCTCAATACAACCAAGTAAGAGCGGGAATCGGTATTGGCAGCAGAGGGTTCCGTTACTCATTGGCTCATGGCGAAACCTTCACTGCTCCTGAGGCTATTCTGAGTTATTCTGCTAATGGACTGGAAGAACTTTCGCACCATTATCATCACTTCATTCAGAAAAACGTGGTCCGTGGTAAATTCCGTGATCAGCGCCGTCCGGTTTTAATCAATAACTGGGAAGCAACGTATTTTGATTTTACCGAACAAAAACTTATTGACATCGCCCGTGATGCAGCTGGAGCAGGAATAGAACTGTTCGTAATGGATGATGGCTGGTTCGGTAAACGTGATTCAGACACGAGCGGCCTTGGCGATTGGCAAGTGAACCTGGAGAAAATACCTAATGGGCTGAAACAGTTAGCGGATACGGTAAACAAAGAAGGTTTGAAATTTGGTATCTGGTTCGAACCAGAGATGATTTCGGAAGATAGTGATATGTATCGGAAGCACCCAGAATGGAGCATCAATATACCGGGGCGCCCTGGGATTCGCAGTCGCGATCAGTATGTACTAGATTTTACGAGACAAGATGTTCGTAATCACTTAGTAGAGGAAATCACAGAAGTCCTTGATTCAGCTAATATTGAGTATGTAAAATGGGACATGAACCGCAGTTTATCTAACGTGTTCTCTGAGAACTTAGAAAGCCACGAGCAAGGCAAGTTCTATCATTTATATATTTTGGGATTATATGAAGTCTTAGAACGATTGACTTCTGCTTATCCAGATATTTTATTTGAAGGATGCAGCGGCGGTGGCGGTCGCTTTGACGCAGGGATGTTGTATTACACACCGCAAATTTGGACAAGTGATGATACAGATGCTGTCGAACGCTTGCGCATTCAACATGGGACTTCTTTTGGGTATCCGACTCGTACGAATGGCTCGCACGTTTCTGCTGTGCCTAATCATCAAACAAGTCGCATCACCCCTTTGAACACACGTGGAATTGTGGCGATGTCAGGTAGTTTTGGGTATGAATTGGATATTACCAAGTTGACTCAAGCTGAGAAAGATGAAGTAGCAGAACAAGTCGAAATGTTCAAATCTTATTATGATCTAATTCATGATGGATTATATTACCGTTTAACCAATCCTTGGGAAAATGAGAGTTTTACAGCTTGGCAAATTGTTTCAAACGATAAGAAAGAAACCTTAGTCAGCCTTGTACGAACTCGACAATATGCCAACGATCCTATTGCTATTTTTAGACTAAAAGGATTGGATCCTAAGCGAACTTATCAATTAGACGGAGAAGAAAAAGAATATACAGGAGCAGCATTAATGGCAAGCGGCTGGCCAGTGCCGCAAACGAGCCAAGAATATCAAGCCTTTACGTACCATTTTGTTTGCAAAGAATAATTTTCAGAAAACGCGTGCCTTTT
Proteins encoded in this window:
- a CDS encoding helix-turn-helix domain-containing protein, giving the protein MFTTMANMSPQEFLMNFRMKRAGDLLIKSPNTITTIAISVGYRDSLTFSKAFKKFYSVSPTIFREEKGNNKYERLVSPQRNDSSKQSHDKNTNK
- a CDS encoding DUF956 family protein, with the protein product MVESINTKVDLVIDATAFTGLTDYGKIMIGDNGFEFFNSRDARKFVQIPWEEVENVIASVMFKGKWIPRYAIETKRSGTFTFSSKNPKEVLRAIQVYVDPSHMVQSLSFFDVLKRAFKSIWKKKK
- a CDS encoding PTS system mannose/fructose/sorbose family transporter subunit IID, translated to MAEKITLSKKDRLAVAWRSTFIQGSWNYERMQNGGWAYSMIPAIKKLYTTKEDRAAALKRHLEFFNTHPYIASPILGVTLALEEERANGAPVDDVAIQGVKVGMMGPLAGVGDPVFWFTVRPMLGALGASLAMGGSILGPIIFFVAWNLIRWGFMWYTQEFGYKAGSKITEDLSGGLLQDITKGASILGMFVLAALVQRWVSISFQPVVSRVQLDDGAFIKWDELPAGGEGIRQAFEQVNSGLALSPTKVTTLQNNLDQLIPGLAALALTLFCMFLLKKKVSPIVIILGLFVVGIGGHVIGLL
- a CDS encoding alpha-galactosidase gives rise to the protein MSKIKVQLLYGVFEEKDIITRAVTITNMGSGKVNVLKADSASLDYADKDFDIIHFHGRHNMERQYERLPLKNGTFSIGSHRGTSSHQHNPFIILSDSETTESHGNCYGMMLMYSGNFLATTEKSQYNQVRAGIGIGSRGFRYSLAHGETFTAPEAILSYSANGLEELSHHYHHFIQKNVVRGKFRDQRRPVLINNWEATYFDFTEQKLIDIARDAAGAGIELFVMDDGWFGKRDSDTSGLGDWQVNLEKIPNGLKQLADTVNKEGLKFGIWFEPEMISEDSDMYRKHPEWSINIPGRPGIRSRDQYVLDFTRQDVRNHLVEEITEVLDSANIEYVKWDMNRSLSNVFSENLESHEQGKFYHLYILGLYEVLERLTSAYPDILFEGCSGGGGRFDAGMLYYTPQIWTSDDTDAVERLRIQHGTSFGYPTRTNGSHVSAVPNHQTSRITPLNTRGIVAMSGSFGYELDITKLTQAEKDEVAEQVEMFKSYYDLIHDGLYYRLTNPWENESFTAWQIVSNDKKETLVSLVRTRQYANDPIAIFRLKGLDPKRTYQLDGEEKEYTGAALMASGWPVPQTSQEYQAFTYHFVCKE